CTGCGGTATATAATTCGATCAAATGATTCTCCTTTGATTCGGCCGGAAAAATCCGGATATGACTTGGATTATAGTCGTTAGGCTTCTGAGAGCCGCATTGTCGACTATGGTTTTTAGACTCTCAGTGGAATACTTTTGGAACAAATCCTTTTTATTTTTGCAAAGAACTCCGGTGATTATGCGAAAAATACGGAATGTATGATATGTCCGGACAGAAGGAGTTTGCTCAAAATTCCCAGATCGTATGCGATATTTCTCCAAGGTTGTTTATGAAGAAAATAAAAAATCGCATGCAGAATGCGGGAAACTATAAATATTCCTGAATATATAATAGTTCCCTCATGCCAACTATAAGTATGGATGTATCCGATCAGTAAGAATAAGAAAATCGGAATGTTCTCCAAATCGTTCCGGAAAACTCCGTTTGCAGTGGCGACTATCGTATGATCATCCGTTGCCGGAAATGAATTGGTGAAAAATTCAGCGTCTTCTTTCCAACGAAATGTTTTGGTTTTGATCCGGACCAAACCCTGAACGATGGAAGTGGAAAGTAATTTTAAGAACAGAAGTACTGAAACGATCGCAAAGACCTGCCAAGAAGATTCCATTCTACACTCCTGAGTGCAAAGATTGACGGAGCATAGGATCGTACTTGAATCAGATTAATGCGAGCAAAAAATAATCTTACTCGGATTTCAGTTTCTCTTTTTTGAGTCGTTTCCTGATTTCTTTTCCTCGTTTTTGGTTCTCTTCTAAAACTTTCAGAATTGTATCCACAGGAAATGCGGTGCCTTGAAACATTCTGGAAAAGACTCGGTCAGGCATATCGTACCAGCGAGCTTTTGAGGAAAGTAGAAGTTCGCCTGTCTTTTTTAGGTGTACCGTTCCTTTCGTGTACAATCTTCTGCGTCTGACCATAGTGACCCAACAACGGACTTCTATTTCTTCTCCCAAGGGACAGGCCTTATAATAACGCATATACAACTGATCGGTCATCACAAAATGACCTAAATGAAAACATAAAACTCCTTGTGCCTCATCCAATAGAGTGGCAAGGGCTCCTCCATGAGCATAACCTGGAGCGCCTTCAAAATCTTTTTCTATAGTCCAATCGAAACGGACTTCTCCGCTTGGTTCATGAAAAGGAAAGCTGGCATGTAAGCCTCTTTTATTTTCCGGTCCGCAACCGAAACAATTCTTATGATGCCAATCTTGTCCATTCTGGCTGGCTTTGATATGTTTATAAATGTCTTCCGCAGTCATCTGTATGTATTATCTTTTATCTACCATGGAAAAATCTTAAAGCACCCGAACAAGGACGAAATTCGAGATCGGACTATAACGAACAGCGTATTTGTTTTGCTCCCGAACGGATAAATAAGAAGGCCTAAATTCTTCTTCAAATCCCTTGACCGATTCTTGCCCATTTATAATCTCACTTACGTCGAGGAGAACACGATGAAGGCCGCAGTATTAGAATCCGGAAAAAGAAATTTGATCATCAAAGAGGTTCCTATCCCGGATATCGGTCCAGGCCAAGTGAAGGTAAGGATCAAAGCTTGTGGCATTTGCGGTTCGGATCTACATTTAGTATTACATGGAACCTTAAAGTGTAAACATTATCCTCAGATTCCCGGACATGAAGCGTCCGGATTAGTGGAAGAAGTGGGAGAAAATGTCACTCGTATCAAAAAAGGAGATCGAGTAGTCATCGCTGCGGGAACAAGCTGCGGTATATGTTCTCATTGTCTCGCAGGAAGAGAAAATCTTTGCAAAGAGATCGGGGTATTCGGTTTCGATAGAGAAGGTAGTTTCGCGGAATATAATATAGTAGAAGAGCGTTATCTATACCCTTTACCTGATTCTGTTCCTTTCGAGCAAGGTGCAATCTTAGCTGACGCAGTTTCCACACCTTATAATGCGATCAAGTTCCGAGGTAAAATACAAGACGGGGACACTGTCGCAGTCTTTGGATGTGGCGGACTCGGTATTCATGGAGTGGTGATCGCGAGAGCATTAACCAAAGGTAAAGTGATCGCTTTGGATGTGGACAGGGGAGCTCTTGAAAACGCCGCCGCTTATGGCGCAGACGAAATCGTAAATTTGAGAGAAGTAAAAAATCCGGGTAAAACCTTAAAGGAAATTTCCAAAGGAGGGGTGGACCTTCTCGCGGATTTTTCCGGAAGAATGACAAATATCGAAGAGTCTCTTCGCGCCATGAATCCTGGAGGAAGAATGGTGCTTGTAGGGATAGGAAGAGATCCTTTAAAGTTTTCCATCCCATTCTCCATTATTGAAAAACAGATCACGGTTGCGGGTTCTTATGGTTCGGACAGAAGGGCCATTCCTGAATTGATAGATCTTTATGTGCAGGGAAAATTGAATCTTAGTAGATCGATTACTGACGTGAGAAAATTAGAGGATATCAACGAAAGTCTTCAAGATCTGGAGGACAGAAAAGGAAATCCGATCCGATTTGTGATCTCTCCTTAATGATTCCAAAGACGAACTTTGCTTGCTATCGTATCCGCTTCTTAAATCCTAACAGATAGATAGCTGATGTTCAAAGAATATTTACAATACGTACTTTCCAGAGGACAGATCCGATTCATAGTACTCGTTAGATCCGTTTTATTTTTATTAGTTTTTAGTGCAATTCCTGCAATGCAAGCCGGGGGTGCGGTTGCGTTGGGTGGAGTCTTGATTATCCTGGGCTTACTTGGAACGTACGTAGTGAACGGATTTGTGATTCGATCCGGAATGGACCCGGAAAAGCCTGTGGAATTTTCCAAATACTTTATATTCTTACTTACATTAGCTTTGTTCTTGATCCTTTTCTTTTTGATCGTAGCTCGATTTATAGAACCTTTTTTAGGAACACAATTACAAGAATTCTTAAAAAAGCAAAGCACTGACCCGAGCACTCCGCTGCCTTCTGAATTCGTTCGATTTTATCTGATATTTGCATTTGTATTAGGGTTGATTCTACATTTGGTCCTGCCTGTACTTTTTGCCAGACTTAGTTTGATCCAAGGATTGAAGGAATTACCCAACAGTATCAAACGTTCCGACTATATCGTAGCTGCTTGGACACCGTTCGTGATCATGTTTGTTCCGGATCTTTTGATTTCTCTTATTTCCAATTCGGAAGAAATGATGGTTTCCGTTTTTGGACAAGTTTTGTTGATCGTGATCTTCTTCTTTATGCTTACCTCGGATATTTTTTTACAATATCCGACTTATTATTTGGTTCGCACAGAGAAGAAGCCTGCCGAAGGTGCGGAGAACGTTTAAGCTTTTAAGAAGCTCATAGTATCTCTTAAACTTTTTGCGATATTCAAAAGTCCCGTTGCACTACCTGCGATCTCTTCCGAGTTCGCAGCACTATTCTGAACAGTAACGGAGATATTCGAAACAGCGTTTGCAGTCTCCGAAATCGCCACCTTTTGTTCTTTGACTGAGGTTCGGATCTCTTCCGATTTAGAGTCCACTTCGTTTACAGCCGTGATGATCGTTGCCTTCTTCTCCTGTTGGACTTTCATTGTGGATACTATATTGTCCGAAGAAAATTTTATAAACGAGAGACCTTCCAGAAGTTCTGCATAAACTTTCACACAACTATCCACAAAGTTTTTGCCTGATTCAATTTCCTGGTTGCTAGTGCGGATCAGGCTTTCGATCGTTTTGGTGCTTTGGTCCGTTTGTTCCGCTAATCTTGTGATCTCTGTTGCGACTACCGCGAATCCTTTTCCGTGTTCTCCTGCTCTTGCCGCCTCTATGGCTGCGTTTAATGCGAGAAGGTTTACTTTTTCGGAAATCTCTTGGATGATCGCCGTGATTGATCTCATTTCGCCAGAACTAGATTCAATTTTTATCATACTTTCGGAAAGGCTACCCATCGTCTTTTTGCCTGCTTCCGTTTTAGTATACATATCCGAAATTTTTCCTAAAGAGTCGGAAACCGAATCTCCAACCTTAGTGATTAATGTGTCTAACTCTTTCATTTCTCCGGAAAAAGAAAGAATAAGTTTGTACTGACCTTCTGCATTCGTAGTAACTTGTTCCATACCTGCGGAGATCTCTTCTACGGAAGCAGAGATCTCTTCCACAGAAGCTGATTCGCTTTGTGCATTTTCAGAAAGATATTCACTGGATTTAGAAAGTTGTTCCGCAGCGACCAAGATGGATTCCGAAAAAGTAAGGATAGAAGAAAGCATCTCCTTTACTTTACTCTGAAAATTCCGAAACACTAAGGATAGAAGGTAAAGTTCGTCTAGATTTAAACTGTCTTCTTCCACTTCTATAGGGCTACTAAAATCTGCATCCCGAATAGAAACTCTGACCCGATTCAGACCTTTTACGAGTCGAATAGAGAAATTTATGGAAGCATAAAGAATATAAGCGAGAGTAAGTGCGGAAAGTGAGAGAAAAATCGTAAGGCTAAATGTGTACTCAGTTTCCGCTCTTTGGTAGATTCTTTCGGAGATAAGAAGCTGGACCGAGATTAACTTTTCTATATTTCCCGCTACAGGATCAATTTTGGAATACATCGTATGGTCGGCAAAATTTCCTAATCCGTCTTTATCTTTTGCAACCATCAAGGCTCTTGCTTCTTCTACACTTTTGTCCGCATCTTCAAAGAGAGGTTTTAGTTTATCAATAAGAACAGTTTCTTCGTCTACCAAATGGGTCGCAAGATACGAATTCCATTCCGACTTGATCTCCTTCATGGCCCGGTCTAGGTTTTCGATCCCTTCTTCGTAAGTGAATGCTCCGCTTCTCACTTTGTGGACACAATCCACGATGGAAATCGCATAATGATCCGAGATCGTTTTTAATTGTTTTAATGGAATTAATCTATCGTTACGGATGGTTTCTATATCGTTGATCCTAGAAGCTGAATTAATGAGAGAAAGAGCCAGAATAATTAAAAAAGGAATTAATACAGAAGAGAACAGGATCGCAAGTTTAGATTTTAAGCTTAGTCGTAAATACCATTTCATGAAAACACTCCGGGCGGGGAGTATATCACAGAATAGAACATTAATCGAGCAAATTAGAACGCTTCTTACAATTAAATGAGAAGACTGAATTTCAGACGGAAGAATTTATTTCCTAGGGGATAGTCCCTTTTTCTTTCTCTAGACAAAATCGATTTGAGTATACGAAATAGAATTTACTGTTGTGAAACAACTGTTAGTTATCTGATTTACCCGGACTTGAATCGTTGTAGCGATTGCTATAGACTTGACAGTATCTGATTAATGGCTAATGTCGGAGATCGAGCCCCTGGCTTTATATAATACAAACGTTATAAAAAGGGAGAGGCGGTAATGAGCCTTTTGAGACAAAGAATAGAAAGAGAAAAAAAATCCGGGAAACTACTACTCCATTCACTGATCCTTATATTTGCGATCAGCGGATCCGTACTATCCTTATCCGCAGCGTTTTCCTTAAAACAAATACCTGACTCTATCGGTCCGGATGGAAGAAATATCTCCAGACAGTTCTTCCAATTTTTGAAAACCGCAATCATCAAGAACAAATACGACGGAAGAGCGGAAGGTTTTCATAAATATTTAGATCGTTCCTTGGAAAGATTCGAATTAAAAAATCTGTTTAATTCTGAATACATGAACAAGGATGAAAATGGACAACATTATGTTACCTATCGTGGAAGATTTGCGAACGATGGATATAAGGTAAGTCTAGAAACTATACGAATGAAGGATGTTCCTATTCCTAGTTTCGGGGATTTTACTGCTGAGTTTGCATTAAAACATAATCCGAATCCTACTTATGGTGGGAATTCCTACTCCGGGAATTTGGACGTTCTCACTCATCTTGGACCATTCACTCATAAACATGGATTGAGTGCGATGGATTCAGGATTACATTTTTTAGATGCAAATAATCTGAAATCTATCAATGCACCTGAGACTACTTCTTTCAAAAAAATTAAGGACCCGGATGCAAGAAAGGCAATCAACGATTTTACGGAATCGTTCCCCGCACTTGCAAAGTTCATGGGTTATTATTTCGGTTTGGATTCTTTGTTGAAGGTCCAACAAGACGGCAAACTTCCAGGAGTGACCGCTTTCACGTTTGAAGGAAATATAGAACAAACCCTGATGAGAGATTATCCGGATCTAGGCGATTATCTGGACGATATTAAATATTTGGGTTTTATTAAATTAAGAATTACGAATGTTTCCGGAAGATCCCTGGCGGAATTTGCGATCGAATCCAAAACTAGAGAAATCCGTTTTAAGTTTTTTACTCTGAACGGCAAGGTGATCCCTTACGATACAAAAGGGAATTTTTATCCTCAGGAAGCGTTCACACTTAGTTCTCTTTCTGAATTTCCTTTCGTAGTAAAAGCAAGTTTAGAAGCAAACCTTTACGGTTTGGTTCTCGAGAACAACGACGTTCAATTGCTTGGTAGATTCTCTAATACCGCAACTTCCGGGATTTTGAACTTAAAAATTACTAAGATAGAAGAATTCGATGTAAGTGGTGCTTTCGGATATTTTGCTCCTTCTTGGGCCATCAATATATTCATTCCGGGAAATCTTCAGTCCATTATTTATGAGTTCACTGAAACTTTAGTAAAGGCGAATAACGGAAAAGGGACCAGCATCGTATTGAGATGGGACAGAGATTCTGCCAGAACCACGATGAAGACTCATATCGAAACGGAGTTTTTAGATAATTTTTTCATCAGATTCGGGTTGAAAATTTGGAATCATAAGGTCCTTCCGGATGAAGACGCCAAGGATGATATAAGAGCGGTACTTTCTAAAACGATTGACCTATTGTTGAAAGGGATTTAACACTTTCGGGTCGGACCTCGATCCGAAAGGGAGAATCATGCAAACAAATCAAGCCATGTCGATCGGTACTCGTGTCGTCCAAGTCTGTCTGTTTTTAGCCTCCGCCATTGCAATTTTTGGCGGAAGTTTACAGATGTATTTAGGAGAACCTACAGTCAGCGCTAGGTTGGATAATATACATAGGTTCATGGCGGGGATCTATTTATCTATGGGATTGATTTGTTTTTGGGCCGCTTATACTATTCGTATCCAAAGAAACTTGGTCTATTTGATCGCTTTGGGAATTTTTATAGCAGCGCTCGGAAGGGTGTATTCCATTTCAATTGTTGGATTGCCTGAACCTCCCGAACTTTGGATAGGCTATCTAACCCCGGAGATATTACTTCCTATTATTCTTGTGATTGCTCAATCTAAACGAAAGGAAATCCAATAAAACTAAACTTTCTTAAATGCTCGCGTGTATCTTCATGCGAGCTTGATCTTCTTGCCCTAATGTAATTTCCAAACATTCTCTTTAGCCGTGTGACCCTTAAGTCCATCAGCCATATCTTTACTCATAAGATTATCTATGGTAAAAGTATTTTTATAATGTAAATTTACTTCTTCCTTTGAGATAGAGAAAGGAGGGCCGGCGAGTTTTGTTTGATCATATTCGTATGTGATTAGAAGTTGCGGCGCATTATTCGTGATCCGAACTAAATGTGCCGAATAGAGAAGTCTAGTTTCTTGGGGAAGTGCGACTAAGGCTGCTCTATCATAAACCCCATCCACAGGACCTAGAATATCTTTAGATAAATCGAATATATCTCCCACAAAAATATCTATACTTTCTGCACTATATCGATTGAGTTTTCCAATAGGAGAAATTTTAGGCTCAACTCCTAATTCTTGAAATAATTGTTGGATTGCCAGCTCTGCAAGTTCTGCACCGGCGATTTTATATCCATTAGAAAGAAGCCAAGCTATGTCCAAAGTTTTTCCACATAATGGAATAAAGATGCGGCTATCTTTTGCCAAAGAAAGTTCTTTGAAATATTCGAGTAGGAGAGGGTTTGTTTCTCGTTCGTGGAAGGCTATATTATTATCTTTCCATTTACTTAACCAAAAGTCTTTTTCCATAACCGATCCCTCTAATCCGAACTCTGTAAATTTGTAGGAGCTCCAACTCACTGTATTAGTTTTGAAACGTTTGGCAACACTTTAGAAGAGAGAGTTGGATTGGTGAAACGATTGCCGGTGGGCGGATGCAGTGGTTGTCAAGTGAGATAGAGTTACTGCGCGGCGCGGGCGGATGGGCGAATTAACGCATAAGCCTGACAATTTGGGTGGATGTGCGAGTTTGCGCCCATGCGCGTGGATGCTGCCGCCTCTCCGAACTTTCGCCCATGCACTCAAATCCAAATGCATCTCCGAACTTTCGCAAAACCGCCGTAACATTCAAACAAATCAAAACTATCTATAACAACTTCTAATATCTCATGCCGCCCGTACTCACATTCATTTCTCTTTCCATAACAACTTCTTCCCTTCTCCTTTTATAAAATAACCATTATTTTATTCTAAACTTCCCTTGGATTTTATTCTTTTTTCCGCCAAACAATGGCTATAGGTCCTTCTCATTATTAAACGAATTATAAAAATAAAATGGAATTTTCCTTGCAAGGGATCTATTTTTGGGTCATTTAAATTGCGATGGAAATTTTTGTTTGGAAAGGTGATATTACATCCATTCAGGCCGATGTGGTAGTAAATGCTGCCAATTCTTCCCTATCGGGAGGAGGCGGAGTGGATGGAGCCATTCATAGAGTGGGTGGACCGAAGATCATGGAAGAATGTAGGATATTGAAGATCAAAAAATATCCGAACGGCCTTCCTACTGGTCAATGTGTTCTTACTTCTGGAGGGCAACTCCCTGCCAAGTATGTGATCCATGCGGTGGGCCCAGTTTGGAAAGGCGGAGATTATCAGGAGGCTTCTTTATTAGAAGCTTGTTATAGGAATATTCTGAAATTGTCTTCGGACCGTGCATTCGAGTCGATTGCTCTTCCAAGTATTAGCACAGGGATCTATGCGTATCCAAAAGAATTGGCAGCTCCAATAGCGATCAGAACTATCTTGGATCATAAGGACCAATTTCCCAGAAAGTTGATCTTTGTTTGTTTTGATCAGGAAACTAAAGATCTATATGAGGAAATTCTAAATCAATCCGGGGTTAATTTTAAAGAAGGGATTTCTTCCCTCTAATATTTTACAGGCCTATGCCTGCTGCTCCTCCGCAGGTAGTATACATGTCTTGCTTTGGACTTGTGGAGTAGGATTCGTCGGAGGTTGCCTTTCCAAAATTTTCATTAATCGTGCTATCGAATAGATTCGTATTCACACAGGATCCGGAAGAATCATTACATTGGACGTTTGCTGGAGGACTTGCTCCATTTGCTAAAGTGTTTAACCAAGTGGAAAATTTGACTCCACCACTTTTTAAAGAATACATGTCATTATATGTGGTGATAGTATGAATATCTCCCGGACCTATATAGTATCTATAATTGGTCATGGAACTTGCATCCTTCATTTTAGAAACTGCCTGCTGGGACCAATCACAAGTTGTATAATCTTTAGAACTGGAAGAATTTCCGTCGGGCACTGAACTTCCGTCGCTATCTCCATAAATGATAGAATATGATTTTCCCGCTTGGTACGGATCCGGAGTGGTTGCAGTTGAATAGGCAATAGAAGAATTATTAATCTTATTGATCTGCCCCATCACATGGTAAAAAAATCTTTGGTTTCCATCGAATAATGCCGTGTATTGTCCTAGCACATCCAATGGATATTCAGCGGCGACCTTTTTGAAAAAGTCGTTAATAGAAGGAGAACCGGTAGTCGTATAATTTGCGGTGATCCCATTTACCCAAATAGGAAGATTGGAATTAGAAAAACTAGTCCCGCTTCCGATCCCATTTGTTTCTACTCCCCAAGAACTTTCGAGCAATGGGAAAAAGGCAGGGCCAATTGTATAAGTTCCAGTCGGTACCACCGCATTGGAAGCGTCGGATAACATTCTTACTTTTGCACCTGAATCTATTGTGGTTACAGTTTCTCGAATAATCGGATAATTTAATATAGCTCCGTATCCGCCCGCACTTTGGCCAGTCACAAAAACTCTGTCCAGTTGAGAGTAAGAATTTTGGACAAATTTAAGAACGGAAATTACATTATCATAACCGTGGTGTTTGATCGTTCCGCTCGCATACGTTTTGTCCTTACTTCCTACGTGTAGATCTCCCGAACAATATGGTACAAATATAATATCATAATCTTTGAATGGATTCTCGGCTACAGTCTGGTCTATAACTCCTTTGAATAAAAGATCTAATGCAAAATCCGGCACCGTATTCAACTGGTTAAAATAAGTGACTGTATTACTTCCAAAACAGTTTGCATTATCCCAACAAGCTCCTCCTCCCATAAAATTGATCAGAAGTTTTTTATTATTCGCAGCCACTGTCTTTCTGAAAAAATAGAAGTTCACATTTCCTTCCGTACCGCTACATTTCGGATCAAATATTGCAGTATATGTGTAAGGTGTGCCTCCGTGATCCACCTGGGTGGTGAATGTCCCAGGCTCCGGAGTGATCCTGGTAAATGGGCTTGTGACCAAATCTACAATGAGTGTGGTAGTAAGAAGTTCCTGACTATCGTCTTTATCTTTGGTGCAGTATATTTGAGAAAATATTAGGAAGATCGTTAACAGTCGGATTGTCATAAAAGCCTAATACCGCCCCGTCAGACGGGCGATATCGACAATACTTTATCCCTAGTTTGTAGAATGTCAAGGACCGAAGCAGGTCTCATACAGATCTTTATCAGCGTCGAATGAGTCCTGGGAAGTGGCTCTTCCTAGGCTATCGTTCAATGAATTTGACCCGAAATTTTTATCCGTGCAAGGATGATCGCTCGTCCCGTCAGAACAATTCACCTTTGTTGGAGTTCCTACATTCGATACGATGGATTTTAGCCAGGTATTAAAGTTCACTCCGTTACTAACAAGTCCATACATTGTATCGCTTGTAGTGATTGTATGAATATCTCCTGGAGCTCTATAATAATAATAGTTAGGACCTGTTGTACCGATCATGGAATTATTTGCGTTGATCGCCCAGTTACAATTGGAAGGAGTATTAAGACCATTCTTCGGAAGATCCGCTACATCTCGAGCATCTCCCGGCCCGAAATAAGAACTGGAATCCGAATAAGAAGGATTGTTTGATTTTATAATCCCCATCACATTAAAGAACCATCTTTGGGTAGAATCGAATGCAGCAGTGTACTGTCCAACCACATCGTCTGGATATGCGGCGGTGATTTTACTCAGATAATCTTTGATAGACGGAGTTCCATTCAGATAATCGGAACCTACTACCCAGTCTGGAATATTCGGAGAGCTTCCCCATTGGGTGCCTAATATATCCGAGAAAAATCCGTCGATTACCGCACCGTTGGAAGCGTCCGCCACCAAACTCATTTTGTTAATGTTTGGAAATCTTGCACTTTCGGAGAATACTTGGCGAATATGAGGATAATTTAATATTGCTCCATATCCCCCGGCGCTTTGTCCTGCAACCACAACATCCGTAACCTGAGTATAGTTTGTTTGGACGTATTTCAAAACTGAAAGAACATTATCATGTCCTCTATGGCTATAGACGGAAGGATCCGAGGACACATAAGGATCGTCATAGGCCACATCATTCGAGCCTATATGAAGATCTCCAGTACAATACGGAATAAAAAGAACATCATAATCTTTTAATGGATTGGAGGAATTTCCCGCATCCAAAATTCCTTGGAAAGCCACCTTGATGAAAAGATCCGGTACATCATTTAAGAAATTGAAGAATGTCGTGGTATTTTTTCCGAAGCAGTTATAATTACTCCAACAAGCTCCTCCTCCCATAAAGTTGATCAGCAATTTTTTATTATTAGCCGAGGTCGTTTTTCGGAAGAAATAAAATTTAGTGTTTCCGGAATTTCCGAAACATTTCGGGGAATACGACCTACCGGATCCTGTTTGGTAGCTGGCATTTGTGTTCGGGATTAGGATGGTATCGGCATCGGGTGGGGTGATCCTTTCGTAAGGATTGTAAAGAACTTCGCCTAAGACTGCTCCTGTGAGAGCTTTCGTATTGTCCGGTTCGTCTTTTTTACATCCGAAAAAAAGTATTGGAATCAAAAAAAGAAGAGATAGGTTCTTAGCCTGCATTCGTATTATCCCCGTTCTAACAAAACAGTCGAAATGTTTATATATTTCCCATTTAGACTGACGCATATCCCCAAACATTCAAGTTCTTTTCATTGTCGAAGAAAAAGAAAGATTTGAGTACTAGGAGCGAACCCAGAAACTGGAATCGGTCCGATTATTTTTAAAACCGAAGGTGAAACGTGGATCTTTTTGATGATATGGGTGATGTTGAAGGAAGTATCGTACCGGTAGATTCCATTCTTCCTCCCGAATTATTTCTGGTGCCGATCAAGACCAGGCCTGTATTTCCCGGGATCATCACTCCTCTGATCGTTCCGGGGGGCAAATTTGCAAAGGCCGTGGACGAGGCTTTAAAAGGTAATTCTTTCATCGGACTTGTTCTTCTTAAGGATGAGGAGAATGAAAAGAAAACGGAAGAGAATATTTACGATTTCGGTGTGGTGGCCAAAATATTGAAGAAGGTGAATCTTCCTGATGGTGCCGTAAATATTCTGATCAATACTGTCCGCAGATTTAAGGTGGAATCATTTTCTTCCGTAGAACCTTTGATGATCGCAAAAGTGAGCTATCCGGAAGAAGAACCCGGTGCTTCTAAAAATACGATCAAAGCAATGATGAGAACTCTTCTTATTATGACCAGGGAACTTGCTCAGAATAATCCTCTCTTTACGGAAGAGATGAAGCTTACCATGCTGAATGTGAACGAGCCAGGTAAGATGGCGGACTTTGTATGCAGTATTTTGAATATTGAAAAAGAAGATTATCAATCCGTAATAGAATCTGTGAATCTAAAGGATAGGATTGAAAAAGTTCTACTCTACCTGAAAAAGGAAATCGATCTTGTTAGTCTCCAAAGAGAAATTCAGGAGAATATCCAGGATAAAATTGATAAACAACAAAGACAGTTTTTCTTAAGAGAACAGTTGAAAGCCATTCAGGCTGAACTCGGCCAGAAAGAAGGAAAGTACGAGAAGAAGTACGAAAAATTCTTAGAAAGACTGAAAGGTATTCCTGCCGATCCGGAAGTGATAGAAGAAGTAGAAAGAGAGATGGATAAGTTTTTCTATACGGATCAGAATACTGCGGATTATAATGTAGTCCGAAACTATTTGGATATTATGGAAAGTCTTCCTTGGGAAGCCGCTCCTTCAAGGGAAATTGATTTAGATAAAGCTAGAAAGACCTTAGATAAAGATCATTATAAACTGGATGATGTGAAAGAAAGGATTCTGGAATTTTTGGCAGTGAAGAAGTTGAAGCCGACAGAAAAAGGTTCTATTCTTCTTTTGGTAGGACCCCCTGGAGTTGGAAAAACTTCTATCGCAAAGTCTATCGCAGAAGCCATGGGCAGAAAATTTTTTAGATTTTCCG
This genomic stretch from Leptospira neocaledonica harbors:
- a CDS encoding pectin acetylesterase-family hydrolase, producing MTIRLLTIFLIFSQIYCTKDKDDSQELLTTTLIVDLVTSPFTRITPEPGTFTTQVDHGGTPYTYTAIFDPKCSGTEGNVNFYFFRKTVAANNKKLLINFMGGGACWDNANCFGSNTVTYFNQLNTVPDFALDLLFKGVIDQTVAENPFKDYDIIFVPYCSGDLHVGSKDKTYASGTIKHHGYDNVISVLKFVQNSYSQLDRVFVTGQSAGGYGAILNYPIIRETVTTIDSGAKVRMLSDASNAVVPTGTYTIGPAFFPLLESSWGVETNGIGSGTSFSNSNLPIWVNGITANYTTTGSPSINDFFKKVAAEYPLDVLGQYTALFDGNQRFFYHVMGQINKINNSSIAYSTATTPDPYQAGKSYSIIYGDSDGSSVPDGNSSSSKDYTTCDWSQQAVSKMKDASSMTNYRYYIGPGDIHTITTYNDMYSLKSGGVKFSTWLNTLANGASPPANVQCNDSSGSCVNTNLFDSTINENFGKATSDESYSTSPKQDMYTTCGGAAGIGL
- a CDS encoding pectin acetylesterase-family hydrolase; amino-acid sequence: MQAKNLSLLFLIPILFFGCKKDEPDNTKALTGAVLGEVLYNPYERITPPDADTILIPNTNASYQTGSGRSYSPKCFGNSGNTKFYFFRKTTSANNKKLLINFMGGGACWSNYNCFGKNTTTFFNFLNDVPDLFIKVAFQGILDAGNSSNPLKDYDVLFIPYCTGDLHIGSNDVAYDDPYVSSDPSVYSHRGHDNVLSVLKYVQTNYTQVTDVVVAGQSAGGYGAILNYPHIRQVFSESARFPNINKMSLVADASNGAVIDGFFSDILGTQWGSSPNIPDWVVGSDYLNGTPSIKDYLSKITAAYPDDVVGQYTAAFDSTQRWFFNVMGIIKSNNPSYSDSSSYFGPGDARDVADLPKNGLNTPSNCNWAINANNSMIGTTGPNYYYYRAPGDIHTITTSDTMYGLVSNGVNFNTWLKSIVSNVGTPTKVNCSDGTSDHPCTDKNFGSNSLNDSLGRATSQDSFDADKDLYETCFGP